The sequence below is a genomic window from Nostoc flagelliforme CCNUN1.
AGCGCTTTAGTTGGTGCTAATGGTTGTGGTAAGTCAACTTTGTTGCGGGGTCTTGCCAGATTGCTCAAGCCCTTTTCCGGTCAGATATATCTTGATGGTACGTCTATTTTTCAGCTTTCCACCAGGGAAGTAGCGCAGCAGTTGGGTATTTTACCCCAAGGGCCAGTAGCACCGGAAGGGTTAACAGTACGAGATTTGGTAGCACAAGGACGTTACCCTTATCAAAATTGGTTGCAGCAGTGGTCAGCCAAAGATGAAAAAATCGTACAACAAGCGCTCTTGATTACAGATTTGTTGGAGTTGGCAGATAGACCATTAGATACTTTGTCTGGTGGACAACGACAAAGAGCTTGGATTGCGATGGCGTTAGCACAGGATACAGATATTTTACTTTTGGATGAACCGACCACTTTTTTGGATTTGGCACACCAATTAGAGGTTTTGGATTTGTTGTATGAGTTGAACCAAAATCAGGGACGGACAATTGTCATGGTATTGCATGACTTGAATCAGGCGTGCAGTTATGCTGATTATCTAGTTGCTATCAAAAATGGTCGGATTTACGCTGCTGGGGAACCAAAGTTAGTAATGAGTGAGCAAATGGTACAGGAGGTTTTTGAGTTAGAGTGCCATATTATTCCTGACCCAATTTTGGGAACGCCAATGTGTGTACCGATAGGACGTAAGGCAAAGTTAACTTCCTCGCAAACAACCAATTTTTCTTCAAAATTTCAAATAGAGTCAAACCATCCGCTATGAACTTTTGTGTCTGCCTCTAAGGGTTCTGGAAACAACTAATGAAAGATCAACTTATCAAAAGCCAGAGTTTAAAGCTAGAATTTTCTCCCAACAACCCTATTCTCTCAGTACAAGACTTAGGTCGAAGACTTGAAAAGCAGTGGGTCTGGAGTCACCTTAGTTTTCAATTATTTCCAGGGGAGCAAGTAGCGGTAGTGGGTGCTTCTGGCTCTGGTAAAAGCTTGCTGCTACGAGCATTAGCTGGTCTTGAACCAGTACAAGCAGGGCAAATTATTTTTCAGGGACAGCCGATAAACTCCTGGTTTATGCCCAGCTATCGTTCCGAAATTATCTATTTGCACCAACGACCAGCTCTTTGGGAAGGAACTGTAGAGTCAAATCTCCAGCAAGTTTACCGATTAGCAGTTCACCGACATCAAGTTTATAACAGTCAGTTGATTCTAGACTATCTACATCTCTTGCATAAAACGGCTGACTTTTTGCAGCGTCCTATTAGCGCTATTTCTGGTGGTGAGGCGCAGATTGTCGCCTTTTTACGAGCTTTGCAACTTTCACCAAAAGTATTACTACTGGATGAACCTACTGCCTCACTGGATGCTGGAACTAGCAAAAGTTTGGAAGCTTTAGTTACAGTTTGGCAAAATGAAGATCCACAACGGGCATATCTCTGGACAAGTCATGACCCAACTCAGTTGTCACGCATTACCAACCGCCAAATTACCTTGAAGGAAAAAAATTGATGGAGACTACTAATTATATCCAGATTAGTTACGGGCAAGTGGCTTTAGCGACTTTGTTTATTCTGATCAATATAGGGCTTTCCTTGAGTTTGCGGTTAGGGCTAGAGCAGAGTCTGGGGATAGCTTCGCTACGAATGGTAGTGCAGTTGTTATTAGTGGGGTATATATTAGAGTGGGTATTTACTCTCAGTAACCCTATATTGGTAATACTTTTGGCTTTGGGCATGACGGTTATAGGTGGTGTATCTAGTGTTAACCGCACACGTAGACGGTTCGCAAGTATTTATTGGAATAATTTTATTTCGCTTTTGAGTGGTTCCTTTTTAGTAACAGGGATAGTACTTGGTGGTATTTTACGCATCCAACCTTGGTACGAGCCTCAGTATCTCATTCCCCTTTTGGGTATGGTGTTAGGTAATGCCCTTACGGGTACGTCTTTGAGTTTAGATCGGTTTATGGAAGACTTAACCAATCGGCGGCAGGAAATAGAGGCGCTACTGACTTTGGGCGCAACCCGTTGGGAAGCTGCACATCAAACTATTAAAGAAGCCCTTAGAACAGGAATGATCCCTACTATTAACTCAATGATGGTGATGGGATTAGTTAGCCTACCGGGAATGATGACTGGTCAGATTCTAGCTGGGGCTAGTCCTAATGATGCCATACGTTACCAGATTGTGATTATTTTTGCACAGGCATCAGGAACAGCGATCGCGACAATCGGCGTTGTTATCCTAGCTTTTCTTGCTCTGTTTAATCGAAATCATCAGTTTACACATTTGTTAAATAAGCTTGGTTAGCTGGATGGCAATACGACCTTGCCACAAAAAACTTTCAGCAGCTTTAAGCCGTTTTAAAGAACCACCAATTTTATAGAGATTTTCTTTGAGGTGATACCAATCTAAAATTTCCCAACGTTCAAAATTCTCACTTTTACCAAATTCTCTGACAAGATTCCACACACCATCATGACCATCTCCTAAGCA
It includes:
- a CDS encoding ABC transporter ATP-binding protein; the encoded protein is MKGLSTKSLSFAYDDVPIIRDLNLVIPTGQISALVGANGCGKSTLLRGLARLLKPFSGQIYLDGTSIFQLSTREVAQQLGILPQGPVAPEGLTVRDLVAQGRYPYQNWLQQWSAKDEKIVQQALLITDLLELADRPLDTLSGGQRQRAWIAMALAQDTDILLLDEPTTFLDLAHQLEVLDLLYELNQNQGRTIVMVLHDLNQACSYADYLVAIKNGRIYAAGEPKLVMSEQMVQEVFELECHIIPDPILGTPMCVPIGRKAKLTSSQTTNFSSKFQIESNHPL
- a CDS encoding ABC transporter permease; this translates as METTNYIQISYGQVALATLFILINIGLSLSLRLGLEQSLGIASLRMVVQLLLVGYILEWVFTLSNPILVILLALGMTVIGGVSSVNRTRRRFASIYWNNFISLLSGSFLVTGIVLGGILRIQPWYEPQYLIPLLGMVLGNALTGTSLSLDRFMEDLTNRRQEIEALLTLGATRWEAAHQTIKEALRTGMIPTINSMMVMGLVSLPGMMTGQILAGASPNDAIRYQIVIIFAQASGTAIATIGVVILAFLALFNRNHQFTHLLNKLG
- a CDS encoding ABC transporter ATP-binding protein, whose amino-acid sequence is MKDQLIKSQSLKLEFSPNNPILSVQDLGRRLEKQWVWSHLSFQLFPGEQVAVVGASGSGKSLLLRALAGLEPVQAGQIIFQGQPINSWFMPSYRSEIIYLHQRPALWEGTVESNLQQVYRLAVHRHQVYNSQLILDYLHLLHKTADFLQRPISAISGGEAQIVAFLRALQLSPKVLLLDEPTASLDAGTSKSLEALVTVWQNEDPQRAYLWTSHDPTQLSRITNRQITLKEKN